GCCCATGTGGCCGCCGTAGATCTTCTTGGCCTTCTCGAGCCCGGCCCGACCGGCGGCATCGTCCTCGCCGATCACCACGACGCACTGCTGGGACTTCTCGATCGAGGCCGGGTCCCGGCCCGCCTCCTCGCAGCGCTTGTCCAGGGCCTCGATCTTCTGAGCGAGCTGCGCCTGGAACACGGCCATGTTGTTCCACGTGTCCGCATGCCGCGCTGCGATCGCCATCGTGACCTTCTCGCCGCCGCCGCCCACGAGGATCTCGGGCCGCTTCTCGGGCTTGGGCTCGCAGAGCGCCTCGTGCACCGAATAGAACCGACCTTCGTAGGTGGCCTTCTCCTCGGTCCACATCCGCTTCATGACCTCGATCATGTCTTCGAGTGCGGTCAGTCGATCGCGGGCGTCCGGGAAGTCGCAGCCGGTCTGTTCGAACTCGGGCTTGAACCAGCCCGCGCCGAGGCCGGCGATCGTCCGGCCGGGGGCGATCTGTTCGATCGTCGCGATCTGCTTCGCGAGGACCGCCGGGTTCCGGAAGAAGGGCGGGGTCACGAGTGTGCCGAGCTTGGCCTGGTTCGTGACCGCGGCGGTCGCGGCGAGCTGGGTCCAGGCCTCGAGGATCGGGAGCTGGGGCGCCGGCACGCCGTAGAGGTGGTCGCAGACCCAGAGCGAGTCGTAGCCGAGGCGGTCGAACTCGACTGCGGCGTCACGGGCTTCCTGCCACGTGCGCTTGATCTGGGGGAGGGTGACACCGAAGCGAAGGGGGCGGGACATCGAGAATTCTCCTGATCGTGACCCGGCGAAGATAGCGACCGGCGCGACGAACGATATGCTCGGCGCGATGGCTCTCTACGCACGTCTCACGAAGGAGGTCCGACAGGGACCTTCGGGTCCGAAGATCGGTGCGTTCTTCGACCTCGATCACACGATCCTGGCCGGCTTCTCGGCGACTTCGTTCATGCGCGAGCGCCTCCTCTCGGGACGAATGAGCCCGAACGAGATGGTCGGGACCTTCTACGGCGCGCTCTCCTTCGGTCTCGGCCGGACGGGCTTCTCGGCGCTGATGACGGGCATGTCCGCGAGCTATCGCGGGCTCGCCGAGTCGGTCCTCGAAGAGGTCGGCGAGGAGGTCTTCGAGAAGCACCTCGCGCGGCAGATCTATCCCGAGTCCCGCGCGCTCGTCGAGGCCCATCAGGAAGCGGGCCACACCGTCGCCATCATTTCGAGCGCGACGAAGTACCAGGTCCTCCCCTTCGCCCGGGAGCTCGGGATCGAGCACGCGATGTACACCGATCTCGAGGTCGAGAACGGGGTCTTCACCGGCGCGCTCGCCGGTCCGACCTGCTACGGCGAGGGCAAGGCCGTCGCCGCGCGGAAGATCGCGGAGACCGAGGGCGTCGATCTCGACCAGAGCTACTTCTACACCGACAGCCACGAGGATCTGCCGCTCCTCGAAGCGGTCGGCCGGCCGCGACCCCTCAACCCGAATCGGCAGCTGGCGCAGATCGCCAAGGAGCGGATGTGGCCCGTGCGGCGCTTCCGCAGCCGCGGACGACCGGGCTTCGGGGACCTGATTCGCACGGGGCTCAGCTTCGCGAGCGTCGCGCCGGCGCTCGGTGCGGGGCTGGCGGCGGGGATCGTGAACGGGTCCTACCGCGAGCTGCTCAACGTCTCCGGGGCCGTGTGGAGTGACCTCGCGACTTCCCTCGCCGGGATCGACCTCCGCGTCGAAGGGGAGGAGAACGCCTGGGCCACACGGCCGGCGGTGTTCATCTTCAACCACCAGAGCGCGCTCGACCCGGTCCTGATGCTCAAGATCGTGCGCCGGGACATGACCGGCGTCGGGAAGAAGGAGATCCAGGACGATCCGATCATGGGCCCGCTCTTCACCGCCGCCGGCGTGGTCTTCGTCGACCGGGCCGGGCTCGCCGAGACCGATTCGGAGGCCGGCGCGGAGGCGTCGAAGGCCGCCCTCGAGCCGGCCGTTCGCGCGCTCGAGCACGGACGCTCGATCGCGATCGCACCGGAGGGCACGCGCTCGATCACGCCGCGCCTCGGCCCCTTCAAGAAGGGCGCGTTCCACCTGGCCATGCAGGCGGGCGTCCCGATCGTCCCGGTCGTGTTCCGGAACGTGCTCGATGCGTTCCCGAAGGACGCGTCGATCGTGCGCCCCGCGACGATCGAAGCGGTGGTGCTCCCGCCGATCGATACGTCGAGCTGGACCGTCGAAGGCCTCGACGAGGAGATCGCGCGCGTGCGCGCGATGTACCTCGACGTGCTGCACCAGGACAGCTAGCCAGCCCGTCGCTAGAGGTCGTAGACCAGTCGACCCTTGTCGTTGCGGTGGGCTTCGGCCATGCCCTCGAGTCGTAGGTGCTCGAGGTGGGCGTAGGTCTCGCTCTCGGCCATGTCGCCCCAGCTGCGCTCGCGGAAGAGCCGCTTCATGAAGCTGTTCACGTCGGCGCGGCCGAGTTCGCGGGCGATGTCGCGGATTTCGTCGAGGCGATCGTGGTGGTGCTCCTTGATCGCCTGGGCGCGGCCCGCGAGATCGTCGAAGGGGTGGCCATGCGCCGGGAGCGCGAGCTCGACGCCCTGGATCTCGCCCACGCGATCGAGCGAGTAGAAGAACGACTTGAGCGGATCCGCCAGGTACGAGACGCCGCCGATGTGCGGGGTGATCGAGGGCAGGACGTGGTCGCCGGACAGGAACGCGCCGGTATCCGGGTCGTGGAGACAGATGTGATCGGCGGTGTGGCCCGGTGTGTGCTGTACGAACCATTCGCGACCGGCCAGGCGGAGGACGTCGCCGTGCTCCACATGGTGGGTCACCGGCGGTACGAAGCGGCTCCGGCCGAAGGTCGCATACGACAGGAATCGAAGGCTCTCGCGGAAGCTCGCCGTCTCGCCGCGGCCCTTCCAGGGCGCGGGGGTCGTCATCCGCTTGAGCGCGCTCCGGATCCGCCAGAGCGGATTCTGGGAACGGCGCCGGTCGCGTTCCAGGAGCTCCATGTGCGCGACCAGGTCGTCCACGCTCGCCTCGACGTGGTGGTCGCCGTCTGCGTGTCCGTGCCCGTGTGCATGCCCGTGCCCATCGCTCGTGTGGCGCTTGTGGCCGCGCGCCGGACCGCCGAAGTGGAAGGCGCGGTGGGCGACGATCCGCGCGCCGGATTCCTTGTGGATGCGGACGGCGCCCCCGAAATGGTCCGGGTGCGAGTGCGTGATGAAGACCGTGTGGATGTGGCGCGGCTCGAGACCGGCCTGCTTGAGCCGGTCCGTGATCGCGTTCCACGTCGATTCGCCCGGCAGGCCCGGGTCGATCACCGCCGCGCCGTCGCCGTCGACCAGCGCGTACATGTTCACGTGCCCGAGGCCGGGCAGCATGATGGGGAGCTGCATGCGAAGGATGTCCTTCGCGACCTCGGTGATCTCTTCCGAGGCGTTTTCCTGTTCTTGTCGTCGCGGCTTGCTCATCGGGATCGACTCTAGTGCAGATGGGTGGGTGTCGGGCGCGGCGCGGGGAACGTGCGGTTCGCGCCCTACTCGGGCGCGTCGAGGGCGCCGGCGAGGAATTTCGTGAGGTCGTGGGCGTAGGAGTCGAAGGTCGTGCTTCCTCCGACGTTCGCCCGGGTCGCTTCGTCTCCCGCGAGCGCGGTCACGGCGGCGTCGGCCGCGAACTGGAATCGCCGCTCCTTGGCCTCCCGGGAGAGCGCCGGGAGTGCGGTCGCCAGGACGTCGCGGAGGGCGAAGAGCATCGGCGCGAAGTGCTGGGCCGTCAGCGCGTCGAGGCGGATCCGGTCCTCCGAGATCGCCCGGGCGAGGAGGCGGAGCGCGGGGGCGGGTCCCCCATCGGATTCGCGGGGCAGGGCAGCGATCGGCGTCACGCACAGCGCAGCGAGGTCCCGCCCGTCGGCGGAGCCGCCGGCGCGCAGGCGTTCGATGATCGGCCAGCGCAGGGCCTGGACCGGCTCGAGGGCCCGGAGCAGGACCGCCTCGACCAGGCCGTCCCGGCTTCCGAAGTGGTAGTGGATCAGCGCCGAGTTCACGCCGCCCGCCCGCGCGATCGCGCGCAGCGCCGGTCCCCCGGCGTCGGGGGCGGCATAGAGCCGCGTGGCGGCGGCGAGGATCCGGTCGCGGGTGTCGGCGGCCATGGGTGGAGACTATTTGATCAGATGATTGAATCAACTGGTCAAAAGCAGGGGCCGATCCGGGCCGGGGAGGGGCTAGAATGCGCCTCGGCCCCGACCGGGGCCCGCCGCAGT
The sequence above is drawn from the bacterium genome and encodes:
- a CDS encoding HAD-IB family hydrolase; this translates as MALYARLTKEVRQGPSGPKIGAFFDLDHTILAGFSATSFMRERLLSGRMSPNEMVGTFYGALSFGLGRTGFSALMTGMSASYRGLAESVLEEVGEEVFEKHLARQIYPESRALVEAHQEAGHTVAIISSATKYQVLPFARELGIEHAMYTDLEVENGVFTGALAGPTCYGEGKAVAARKIAETEGVDLDQSYFYTDSHEDLPLLEAVGRPRPLNPNRQLAQIAKERMWPVRRFRSRGRPGFGDLIRTGLSFASVAPALGAGLAAGIVNGSYRELLNVSGAVWSDLATSLAGIDLRVEGEENAWATRPAVFIFNHQSALDPVLMLKIVRRDMTGVGKKEIQDDPIMGPLFTAAGVVFVDRAGLAETDSEAGAEASKAALEPAVRALEHGRSIAIAPEGTRSITPRLGPFKKGAFHLAMQAGVPIVPVVFRNVLDAFPKDASIVRPATIEAVVLPPIDTSSWTVEGLDEEIARVRAMYLDVLHQDS
- a CDS encoding TetR family transcriptional regulator, with the translated sequence MAADTRDRILAAATRLYAAPDAGGPALRAIARAGGVNSALIHYHFGSRDGLVEAVLLRALEPVQALRWPIIERLRAGGSADGRDLAALCVTPIAALPRESDGGPAPALRLLARAISEDRIRLDALTAQHFAPMLFALRDVLATALPALSREAKERRFQFAADAAVTALAGDEATRANVGGSTTFDSYAHDLTKFLAGALDAPE
- a CDS encoding MBL fold metallo-hydrolase, giving the protein MSKPRRQEQENASEEITEVAKDILRMQLPIMLPGLGHVNMYALVDGDGAAVIDPGLPGESTWNAITDRLKQAGLEPRHIHTVFITHSHPDHFGGAVRIHKESGARIVAHRAFHFGGPARGHKRHTSDGHGHAHGHGHADGDHHVEASVDDLVAHMELLERDRRRSQNPLWRIRSALKRMTTPAPWKGRGETASFRESLRFLSYATFGRSRFVPPVTHHVEHGDVLRLAGREWFVQHTPGHTADHICLHDPDTGAFLSGDHVLPSITPHIGGVSYLADPLKSFFYSLDRVGEIQGVELALPAHGHPFDDLAGRAQAIKEHHHDRLDEIRDIARELGRADVNSFMKRLFRERSWGDMAESETYAHLEHLRLEGMAEAHRNDKGRLVYDL
- a CDS encoding TIGR03560 family F420-dependent LLM class oxidoreductase, encoding MSRPLRFGVTLPQIKRTWQEARDAAVEFDRLGYDSLWVCDHLYGVPAPQLPILEAWTQLAATAAVTNQAKLGTLVTPPFFRNPAVLAKQIATIEQIAPGRTIAGLGAGWFKPEFEQTGCDFPDARDRLTALEDMIEVMKRMWTEEKATYEGRFYSVHEALCEPKPEKRPEILVGGGGEKVTMAIAARHADTWNNMAVFQAQLAQKIEALDKRCEEAGRDPASIEKSQQCVVVIGEDDAAGRAGLEKAKKIYGGHMGGALEEHGIWGSPERVIECIERHRALGVTFFVIEFFGRDTREPAQLFAETVMSHYS